The Magnolia sinica isolate HGM2019 chromosome 9, MsV1, whole genome shotgun sequence sequence GAGTCGACTCGATGTCCAACCTCACTCAACCAAGTctttatatatacataatttctttatataaatcattaaaaattgataaaGGTAAGTAAAACCGTGGTGGTTGCTGTTAAGGTGAATGAATTTACAAATTTAAAAAGTTTGGCCGGTTGAATGGGCGAGTGACTCCATTATTGAACACTTGATTAACGGGTTTTCGTTGAGTTACATTCATGCAGTGTTTACATTTCTCAttagagtgcggatcctctgcctcccggaggcacgaactccctgcctccagcgttttcattggtcaacgtcagttTAAGTGCCAcgtcattagatttttaaaatatattaaaaaagagtgcggatcctctgctcCAGGAGGCAGGAGCTCCCTGCCTCCAGCGGTTTCATTGGTCAACGCCACTATAAGTGCCACGGcattagattttttaaatatattaaaaaaaacgtACATTTAATGAGAAGCATAACGGAGACGTTACCGGAAGCGGTCTGCATGCTGAATAACCCAACGGGTTAAGCGtattgagtaaagtctgtggagcccaccgtcgtcattcgtgcattgtatcaactccatccatctcttttatcatctaattttagggttttacaacaaaaattcattatattcaaagatcaagtggaccacaccacctgaaacagtgtgaattgaattctaccgttgaaaagttgtcgGGGGCcaacagaagttttatatcaagatgatattattatttttttttttccattcatccatgtctttgtgatcttatgaatagtttggatgaaaaataaacatcattgggggcctagaaatatttcaatggtcctttggtatggtctacttgagctttttatatacttcagttttggtctcaacccctaaaatgatgggaaataAAAAAACATAGAGTTAAACCTAGCACGTCACATGAGCCATGCTCATGCGCCCAGACTCTTTATAAGTGGCATATTGTACTTACCTGAATCTATTCCTTGTACGTTATTGGACAtacaacggatgggccataaagaaAAATTCATGCAAAGCTGGGTGATCTAATAGCTAATATGTGGGCATCTTTTAGAGGGGCAAAATATAAGTACTGAACGGACAGACTTAAATCTAGGGATTTTTATCCCAAAATTCCTCGCACGTACTGATTTTCCGAAAAAGTACCTCGGTATTTACAAAAACATGCTTCTAAACCATTAGTGTATGTAAAAAGATTTATTTACCTTTATTCTTTAGAGTGGAGACATACATCCAAATTACCCAAAATTAAAAGGATTTGATCAAAGCTATTTTCAGCCCACACGAGTGTGGAACAAAGCTCTGTACATGCTACACATGTGGCGGCATGTTTAGTTTGGCAACGCAAACAACACAGTGGACGCAGATTGCATACTACCCGGGCCGCCCTGTCTATTCTGAGCTCCGGACAGGTTCGGCTGTTGtcgacaccgttcatccattttgccatatctttTTATGCTATTAgcctaaaaaaatgaagcagatccaaggctcaagtggaccacaccatgcaaAGCAGTGGTGCCACTGACGCTCACCATTAagaccttcttagggcccaccgtgatgtttatttcccttGCTAGCTATGCaaaaggtcaaacagacctgaatgacggaaaaagacaaatatcagcttgattcaaaacttcggtggccccaataagttttcaaaggtaggaatttaatccccaccatatatgtggtccacttgatctttggatctgcctcattttttggctcataacaTAAACTGATACCAAAAAAtatatggatagtgtggataaatgCCACACACCCTGGTGATCCCTCAAAGCCCCTAGTTTGCAAAAGGCAGGGTAGAACCTAACCGAATGTGAGGTGCAAATTTGGTGGATCCCTGGATCCAACGAGATGGGTGGATCCCTAATtttggggccatcttgatgtatttgtctaTGCTATCCTTCCGTttctctatatcattttagggcaagagtctaaaaatgaagcaatccaaaTCTAACGTGGACCACGATAAAAGAAATATGAAATCCTGGTGATTGCTACTAAAAACTTATCttgtgggcaacaaaagttttggatcaaactgatatctgTGTGGTCCCTTTGTTTAGCTCTTTGTGACCTTctcataggttggatggaaagtaaagaGTCCGGTGTCCTTCACATAGTTTTTATTGTTGAGAATttaaacaccactgtttcctgtggtgtggtcaacttgagatttggatctactgaatttttagactcatgccttaaaatgatctggaaaaatgaatggacggcgtggatttaggacacatacatcaagttctACTCACGATCAAAGATCCGCCCACCCTCAACGAAGGATGCACTCACCTCGGCGGATCCGGGGAATCCGCCAAAGCTGCGCTCCTCACTAGCGATGTGGACTGCGTCCTCTCCTATCACGACGCCTGGgcattgttgggcccaccttaatatgtgttctatccatgctgTCCTTCCATTTTATCATAAAACCTTAAAGAATGATCCAAAAAACTAGGTAGATTTgaataggggtgcacacggttcggtttggtccggttctggggtgaaaccggaaccgaatcaTTCCTAACGGTTCTAAGAAATTCGGAACCAGAACtggaccgttggcaccctagaaccaaatCGGAACcaaaccgttaaaaccggttcggttccacggttctaggctttttataatccagcccaattgcaagcccatgtccatccatgttgtggtccatttgataaatggtttagatattgtataaggtgtgcaaaaatacatttacgaaaataattgttctataaaaaataattataaggtgtgcaaaaatacatcggttcaGTTCgaggttcggttctacggatcggatccacggtttggttcgaCGGATcagttcacggttcggttcagttctacatacccacaaaccgagaaccgaaccgatgtcaccGGTTCTTACGGATCGGTTCAtggttcggttcagttctacatactcccaaaccgagaaccgaaccgatgtcactagttttttgatttttggaatcggaaccggaaccggtgcactctaacATCGGACCAAACTGGACCATTTGGTCAGTTCCGGTCCAGTCCCACGGTTCTACtagttaaatgtgcacccctggATTCGAAGGCATAAGTTGACCACACAAAGgtgattgaacgactaccattaaaaacttcttgggcacgCCGAAGCTTTGggtaaactgatatttgtgatttcgcTTCATCCAATATTGAGGTCCAATATTGAGGGAGGACTAACTTGATTATGGATTAGAACGTCCATATATGTGGTGTGTACATGCGTTTCATTGCACAGGCCGCTTAGCAAAACACTTATAATTTCTTTGTTTGATAGTTGTTTCGATTTCGCTGGCCATTATAGAAATAAGGGTAAATTGGTCCTTTTATTCTCATTATTAAGTTCGGAAGCATGCTTTCATAAATAAAAAAGCTAATGGAATCTTTTGATAAAATTAAGAACTGCGAGGAATTTTGGGATAAAAATCCCTTAAATCTAAAACATCCATATAAGAGAATGTTTCGAACTAATTGTAATTATACCCTAATTAAGGTAGGCAACACTGTAAAAACAGTGGTAATGAGAGgagcactacaagaaaagggagctttagcctcagttcaaaactgtggctaaaaaggttaaaaactaaggctaaaacctttggcctcagttttagcaaccgaagCTAAAGCGACTTTTATAGTCTCGGTTCTTCAAGTGGAGCTAAAATAACCTTTTTAGCTttagttttctcgaaatgaggctaaatcaaaattttagcctccattgtgtccaattgaagctaaatccaaattttaacctcaattgcctccaattgaagataaatctatttttaaccccGGTTCTCAACAACCAAGGCTAAGGCTTTTAACCACGGGAGTTGTAGTTTCAGTTTAggcaactgaggcaaaactgagactaaagatggatttagcctttATTGGCATCAACTAAGGCTAAATTCACTTTTAACATCAATTCTCAATAACTAAggctaaatcatttattttaactcATTCATAAACTTGTGCATAGTCAATCAGATCCACAACATTAGCTACAATATTTTAATGGGTTTTTCCGCTCAAATAAAACCCAAGAAAACCCAGAAAGAGTTCAATTCTCAATCAAATAGACTTGGAATCccaatccataaaacatgaaaaaacataaagaaaagaaaaggaaagaagaaaaatagagatCGGTTTTTTCTCTCAGTCCAAGATACTTGAAATCTCAATACAAATAGAGAAACCATGGAAATAAGATGGACATCTCAACACAATCATGTTGCCTAAGATCTGATATTTTGGCAATGGATCTGTGCTCCCTACAACACCCTTCTGAATCATATAGCCCCAGAAATTAGAATGCCTGCTTTCTCAGGCAATTCAACATCCTCAACTTTACCTTCGATCACCTATAATGTAAAGAACAAAAACCCTCACAAAAATGAGAACAATGTAGCAACAAGGTGAGTTCGGCAAGGAACTCAAAAAAGTCAGGTATTAAGTTTAAACTGCAAAATAAAATCACACCGTAATCCGTTTTCTCAATGATGGATTCCCAGCAATAAGCCTGCGTGCATATTCTGCCATTTCAAATGCCTCCACCGCATAAACATGTTTAGCACCAGCCTGagcaaaacaagagagagagagagagagagagagagagagagagagagagcagactaccaaaagaaaagaaaatacaacaaaAGAGAACGAAAAGGAACTAAAAGAAATAGCAGCTGTACAAAAACGGTCCCCTGGATAGTAAGACCCCCAACACGACCAGCTCATGGAGCCCAATTCCTAaacatgacgagaactcgagagAAAACACCAGCCGCAGTTCCAAACACTTAAACCATCAGGATGTCGACTTAAGAGAAATCAGCATACCATTGCAGAAACAAAGAAGaactccaaaaaaaataaaaaatcattactatggaaaagaaaggagaaatcaGAGTCCAAGCCTTATCAACTCGCAGTCACGATATAGCCATGTGTTATAGAATTTAAAATGATCTATTTTACCTCACCAGCATGTCACCATTATCTGGAGCTGGATAAATTGGAGCCTTCTGTTCCAAGATACAACTGCTGGCCTACCATGCTCAAACCACAGCTAAAAGAACACATGGATGCATGGCCATTATCACTTAAGTAAGACTAGTGCAGAAGTAATGGAGTTCCAGGGTGCCCATAGCGATTCCATTTCCACTCAAAATTCTCTCAAAGAACGAAAAAGTACAGATATTATAACATAATGCAGTGAGGAAAAAACCATGACCTCAGTATTATGACCTTTGCATCTTATAACATAGTGAACTGCAAGGATCACCGGATCATTGTGCAAGGTATCCCATTCTTGAGCCACACACAGGAACGAAATTCATGTCCTGTACCAGGTTAGAAATCTCCCTGTTTAAAAATCCAAGAAACAGCAAGGCTTACCTCAACTGCAAAATTAAAGAAAATCCAATACAGCTTCTTCTCTTTGAGATCCAGTTTATGCATCTAATTTCACAATAAAAGCATTCTACACTTCACAAAAACTCAACACCCATGAAGAAATTGCTTTaagaaaataataacaataataatcaaAATACAAACACCATTTCaaagtagaaaataaataaatggagaaTGTCATTTGAAAAGCCATGAATACATCAGAATTACGCTCACCTGCATAAAAGTGGAATTGGATCTACTAATTTATCTTTCTTTCAAAATCACATCGTTAATGGATTTGCAGTCCATGCCACTCCTTCTCAAGTGAGTTGATATCTCTAAAAACCTTCAGCCCACATAAAAATGAAAGATGGATCTTCTGTTTGCTTGTTAGAATCTGTCTTGCTGGTCCCTAAATTATAACGTTTCCACTGATTCAGTATGAATTCTGTTTTGCCAATCAAATCCTGCATTGTAACTTGTTAGACTTGCACAGAATTAGCTTCAGGTTTTATTTTCTGACAATTAGCACAGACTTGACATGAATTTTTTGTCACAGTAGCAATCCTCTTATTACAGATTGATGAATGGAAAATGTAGGTGATGGGCAATTCAAAATGAAGTATAAATTGATACCAAAATATTTTTACTTCCAACTTCTAcgtttttctttttggttgttgttgaagGGTTACTTTGAAATAGTAAATGCTAAAAAAGAACAAAttgaaaaaacagaagaaaatcgTCTAATTTGCATAAATAGAAAAGATCAATATTACCTTCCCATGATAATTCCTAAGATTAACATCAACGCCACCCTCAACCAATCGAGAAACAATCTAAAGGAAAAGGCCAACACAATCAGTTTAGAAAATCTACAAAGGCTCATGAATTTAATAACCAGTCGGGATCAAATGGGAAACAAAAAGTAAATGAATCACCTCGTAGTGGCCCTGCGCTGCAGAATAATGGAGAGGAGAATTACGAATGCTGAGAGTCGAGTACCTTGCAAGGCGAGGATTATATTCCAAGAGAGCCTTGGCTTCTTGAAGATCCCCGTCTCTCACAGCGGACACCAGGAACTCCCCCGACACAGAGCATCCAAAGGAATTATCCATCATAGTTAAAAATTCCATGATCTTTAAAACAAAGTAAAATTCCTGAGTTGACTTGGGTGAGTTACGCTTGTCAGCAAGTTTCCAAGAGTCTTGGCTCGAAATCTTCTCTAGCCGAGTTGACTTGGGTGAGTTTTGAGTCAAGCCACCAAGTTTTAGAATTATGGTATGCGCAGTGAGGCTTacttaatgaatggtttagatgttcaacatacataagAAGAGGTGCTACACTATGGTTGGTAACATTTATAAAAGACTGAATTTTCATTTGCCATAATTTTAAAGCTAAGTGGCTCAATTTGAAACTCACACAACTTGATGTGACCAGGTCTACTCAGTCAAAGCTCTTTTGTTGCCTCAGCTA is a genomic window containing:
- the LOC131255540 gene encoding E3 ubiquitin-protein ligase XBAT32-like isoform X2, yielding MEFLTMMDNSFGCSVSGEFLVSAVRDGDLQEAKALLEYNPRLARYSTLSIRNSPLHYSAAQGHYEIVSRLVEGGVDVNLRNYHGKGDF
- the LOC131255540 gene encoding E3 ubiquitin-protein ligase XBAT32-like isoform X1, translated to MEFLTMMDNSFGCSVSGEFLVSAVRDGDLQEAKALLEYNPRLARYSTLSIRNSPLHYSAAQGHYEIVSRLVEGGVDVNLRNYHGKGPARQILTSKQKIHLSFLCGLKVFRDINSLEKEWHGLQIH